A genomic window from Leptolyngbya sp. BL0902 includes:
- the gloA gene encoding lactoylglutathione lyase — translation MRLLHTMLRVGDLERSLKFYCDVLGMKLFRKKDYPGGEFTLAFVGYGDEADHTVLELTYNWGVDSYDLGSAYGHIALGVDDIYQTCKQIQAMGGEVVREPGPMKHGSTVIAFVQDPDGYKVELIQLGTSAGTAKAS, via the coding sequence ATGCGACTTCTACACACCATGCTGCGAGTGGGCGATCTAGAGCGTTCCCTCAAGTTCTACTGCGATGTGTTGGGGATGAAACTGTTCCGCAAAAAGGACTATCCCGGCGGAGAATTTACCCTGGCCTTTGTGGGCTACGGCGATGAGGCCGACCACACGGTTCTAGAACTCACCTACAACTGGGGTGTGGATAGCTATGACCTAGGCAGCGCCTACGGCCACATTGCCCTCGGCGTAGACGACATTTACCAAACCTGCAAGCAAATTCAGGCCATGGGCGGCGAAGTGGTGCGAGAACCCGGCCCCATGAAGCATGGATCAACGGTGATTGCCTTTGTGCAGGATCCAGACGGCTATAAGGTAGAGCTCATCCAACTGGGCACGTCCGCAGGTACCGCCAAGGCGAGCTAG
- the ebsA gene encoding type IV pilus biogenesis protein EbsA: protein MRLTFEDIQPAGKQDVGVYLPYYQGNKRAALPYAISLYKQGNLEGERHIEGGESISFIATWNVSMLPADLTRCRLQFDGDADLSYEIVMATFEFVDFLFDVIVALRNKRAPDFSKAFYRKLLRAED, encoded by the coding sequence ATGCGCTTGACCTTTGAGGATATTCAACCCGCTGGTAAACAAGATGTTGGCGTGTACTTACCCTACTACCAAGGGAACAAGCGCGCCGCCCTACCCTACGCGATCTCTCTCTATAAACAGGGCAACCTAGAGGGAGAGCGCCACATTGAGGGGGGAGAGAGTATCTCGTTTATCGCCACTTGGAACGTCTCAATGTTGCCCGCTGACCTGACCCGGTGTCGTCTTCAATTTGATGGCGATGCCGACCTCAGCTACGAAATTGTGATGGCGACCTTTGAGTTTGTAGACTTCCTGTTTGACGTCATTGTGGCCCTTCGCAACAAACGAGCCCCAGACTTCTCTAAGGCGTTTTATCGCAAACTGCTGCGAGCAGAAGATTAG
- a CDS encoding glycosyltransferase, giving the protein MMNSPKAVFQPLADLDLDDFPGYAGRRRKAALTLSLLWGSTVALHLLSWGSWVMLGLMAVLSTHALRVMLARPRLGPTPLPSQVVERELSVEGDAMGQTSAASLRPDADPWPYVSLLVAAKNEEAVIQRLVTALCNLDYPSHRYEVWIIDDHSTDRTAQRLQALRQRYPQLRVLHRSANATGGKSGALNQVWPDTQGDIIGVFDADAQVPKDLLRHIVPMFETEQVGAVQMQKAIVNRAKNWLTRGQQAEMALDTYFQQQRIALGGIGELRGNGQFVRRRALIQCGGWNEETITDDLDLTLRLHFSGWDIEFLLHPAVDEEGVERPLSLWHQRNRWAEGGYQRYLDYWRFIAQSRLTPGKTLDMAAFWLIQYGLPTVALPDFALALLRHRLPVFLPVSGLALTLSVVGMYCGLRRTQRQPHWASALLTLWGNLYMLHWLLVISTMALRLSVRPKRLRWVKTAHQGSEDDLQVDGSA; this is encoded by the coding sequence ATGATGAACTCCCCCAAAGCTGTGTTTCAACCCCTTGCTGACCTCGACCTTGATGATTTTCCAGGCTATGCAGGCCGTCGCCGCAAGGCAGCGTTAACCCTGTCTCTGCTGTGGGGCAGTACCGTGGCGCTCCACCTTCTATCCTGGGGAAGTTGGGTGATGCTGGGGCTGATGGCGGTGCTATCGACCCATGCCCTGCGGGTGATGCTGGCCCGCCCTCGCCTGGGGCCAACGCCGCTACCGTCCCAGGTCGTGGAGCGGGAATTATCCGTCGAGGGCGATGCCATGGGGCAGACTTCTGCGGCCAGCCTTCGCCCAGACGCCGATCCCTGGCCCTACGTCTCGCTATTGGTGGCGGCCAAAAACGAAGAAGCTGTCATCCAGCGCTTGGTAACGGCCCTGTGTAATCTGGACTATCCCAGTCACCGCTACGAGGTCTGGATCATCGACGATCACAGCACCGACCGCACCGCCCAGCGCTTGCAGGCGCTCCGGCAGCGTTACCCCCAACTGCGGGTACTGCATCGATCCGCCAACGCCACCGGGGGCAAGTCTGGAGCCCTCAACCAGGTCTGGCCCGATACCCAGGGCGACATCATCGGAGTATTTGATGCCGACGCCCAGGTACCCAAGGATTTGCTGCGCCACATTGTCCCCATGTTTGAGACAGAACAGGTAGGGGCCGTGCAAATGCAGAAGGCCATTGTAAACCGGGCCAAAAACTGGCTCACCCGGGGACAACAGGCCGAAATGGCCCTAGATACCTACTTTCAGCAGCAGCGCATTGCTCTAGGTGGTATTGGCGAACTGCGGGGCAACGGCCAATTTGTGCGGCGGCGTGCGCTGATCCAGTGCGGCGGCTGGAACGAAGAAACCATCACCGACGACCTCGACCTCACCCTACGCCTCCACTTCAGCGGCTGGGACATTGAGTTTTTGCTCCACCCCGCCGTAGATGAAGAGGGGGTAGAACGTCCCCTGTCGCTGTGGCACCAGCGCAACCGTTGGGCCGAGGGCGGCTACCAGCGCTACCTCGACTACTGGCGCTTCATTGCCCAGAGTCGTCTCACCCCCGGCAAAACCCTAGACATGGCCGCTTTCTGGCTGATTCAGTACGGCCTACCCACCGTGGCCCTGCCCGACTTTGCCCTGGCCCTCCTGCGCCATCGCCTGCCCGTCTTCCTGCCCGTTTCTGGCCTTGCCCTCACCCTCTCCGTGGTGGGAATGTACTGCGGTCTGCGCCGCACCCAACGCCAACCCCACTGGGCCAGTGCCCTCCTCACCCTCTGGGGCAACCTCTATATGCTGCACTGGCTGCTGGTGATTTCTACCATGGCCCTGCGGCTCTCGGTGCGACCCAAGCGTCTCCGCTGGGTCAAAACCGCCCACCAAGGCAGCGAAGACGACCTCCAAGTGGACGGGTCGGCCTAG
- the hemJ gene encoding protoporphyrinogen oxidase HemJ, whose product MAYYWFKAFHIIGVVVWFAGLFYLVRLFIYHVEAEAEPEPAQGILKAQYEIMERRLYNIITTPGMVVTVAMAVGLLVQMPEYLKDGWMHVKLGFVGLLLAYHVYCGRLMGQLQRGECRWSSQKLRALNEAPTLLLVVIVMLVIFKNNFPTGATTWLIAGLVVFMAATIQLYARKRRLDKEKALAAQAAPELQEVS is encoded by the coding sequence ATGGCGTATTACTGGTTCAAAGCCTTTCACATTATTGGCGTCGTTGTCTGGTTTGCAGGGTTGTTCTACCTAGTACGCCTGTTCATTTATCACGTTGAAGCTGAAGCCGAGCCAGAACCCGCCCAGGGCATCCTGAAAGCCCAGTACGAAATCATGGAGCGGCGGCTGTACAACATCATCACCACCCCCGGCATGGTTGTGACCGTGGCCATGGCCGTGGGGCTGCTGGTGCAAATGCCGGAATATCTCAAAGATGGCTGGATGCACGTCAAGCTGGGCTTTGTGGGGCTGCTGCTGGCCTACCACGTCTACTGCGGACGGCTGATGGGGCAGCTTCAGCGGGGCGAGTGCCGATGGTCTAGCCAAAAGCTGCGGGCCTTAAACGAAGCGCCCACCCTGCTGCTGGTGGTGATTGTGATGCTGGTCATCTTCAAAAACAACTTCCCCACCGGAGCTACCACCTGGCTCATCGCTGGACTGGTTGTCTTCATGGCCGCCACCATTCAGCTCTATGCCCGCAAGCGCCGCCTAGATAAGGAAAAAGCCCTCGCCGCCCAAGCTGCCCCAGAGCTTCAGGAAGTCTCCTAG
- a CDS encoding phosphotransacetylase family protein, translating to MSSSKHLLIGSTEPYSGKSAAILGIGLQLQAMGVDIAFGKPLGSAYNEAALDPDLDFIIETLKLPANRYYPPVASLTPATVDERLALGGADDYSLTSYRESQGETLLLLEGPGNLTEGTLLNLSLPAMAYALDASVLLVTRYDSQLLVDRLLAAKAQLGDHLVGVILNDVPDDELETAHQVTKPFLERLNIPVLALFPRSPIMRSITVGEIVERLHAEILCCPDRMELMVETLTIGAMNVNSALRYFRKGLNMAVVTGGDRSDIQFAALETSTQCLVLTGQIPPIPTILERASDLEIPILAVDSDTLSTVERIDELFGQVRLHQPIKVQCVQDLVANHLDLDRLLSLIDLKLPVSAS from the coding sequence GTGTCCAGTTCAAAGCATTTACTTATTGGATCGACCGAGCCCTATAGCGGCAAGTCGGCAGCCATCCTGGGGATCGGGCTACAACTTCAGGCCATGGGGGTGGATATTGCCTTTGGCAAGCCCCTCGGCAGCGCCTACAACGAAGCGGCCCTCGACCCCGACCTCGACTTTATTATAGAAACCCTGAAGCTGCCCGCCAATCGCTACTATCCTCCGGTAGCCTCCCTCACCCCAGCCACCGTCGATGAACGCCTTGCCCTAGGTGGCGCGGATGACTACAGCCTGACCTCCTACCGCGAAAGCCAGGGAGAAACCCTGCTGCTGCTAGAAGGCCCCGGCAATCTGACCGAGGGCACCCTCCTCAATCTTTCCCTGCCCGCCATGGCCTACGCCCTAGATGCCTCGGTGCTGCTGGTCACGCGCTACGACTCTCAACTGCTGGTGGATCGACTGCTGGCCGCCAAGGCGCAACTAGGGGATCACCTGGTTGGGGTCATCCTCAACGACGTGCCCGATGATGAACTGGAGACCGCCCACCAGGTGACAAAACCCTTCCTAGAACGGCTCAACATTCCGGTGCTGGCGCTGTTTCCTCGATCTCCCATCATGCGGAGCATCACCGTTGGGGAAATTGTGGAGCGGCTGCACGCCGAAATTCTCTGCTGCCCCGACCGTATGGAACTGATGGTGGAAACCCTGACGATTGGGGCGATGAACGTCAATTCTGCCCTGCGCTACTTCCGCAAGGGGCTCAATATGGCCGTTGTCACTGGGGGCGACCGCAGCGACATCCAGTTTGCGGCCCTAGAAACCTCCACACAGTGCCTTGTGCTAACGGGGCAAATTCCTCCCATTCCCACCATTCTGGAGCGGGCGTCTGACCTAGAAATTCCCATCCTGGCGGTAGATTCCGACACCCTCTCCACCGTCGAGCGCATTGACGAGCTCTTTGGCCAGGTGCGGCTGCATCAGCCCATCAAGGTGCAGTGTGTACAAGATTTGGTAGCCAACCACCTCGATCTAGATCGCCTCCTCAGCCTGATAGATCTCAAACTGCCCGTCTCAGCCAGTTAG
- a CDS encoding ABC-ATPase domain-containing protein has translation MSIPGDSLYDQLHRLDGQGYGAYKSLKGAYRLADFTLHIDHVQGDPFAAPSRVRVVVPQAVAGFPATLWQTPGRAVALADFLIRAAYQATQRRAQPTGSGKSGLIGVVRPSQAILERSAAQVTAEAVELRLTVGLPAFGRRIAGKQAADLLCRALPELVNMTLRYDALDAAAIQRHLACAEDAEALRSQLVDRALVAFVADGAILPRRSGVDERPGVDGAVPFRSPESLRVTLTCPHAGAVTGLGIPQGVTLIVGGGYHGKSTLLRAIEAGVYNHIPDDGRHQVVTDGAAVKVRAEDGRSIAGVDISPFINHLPQGQSTRQFSTANASGSTSQAATIIESVEAGARVLLVDEDTSATNFMIRDRRMQALIAKDREPITPFIDKVRQIYTEYGLSTVLVMGGSGDYFDVADTVIVLDEFVPQDVTAQAQALAAQYPTDRHCEGGPHFGNLTARIVKPHSIDPSKGRRSVNLKARNTDHLQIGTEAIDLSAVEQLVEPGQVRAIAEAIVYAQRYYMTQDRPLFQVVDAVMADLASHGLDALTEWPMGDLVMFRGLELAAAINRLRSLQVQSVHS, from the coding sequence ATGTCCATCCCTGGCGATTCCCTCTACGACCAACTGCATCGCCTGGATGGCCAGGGCTATGGGGCCTACAAGTCCCTCAAGGGTGCCTACCGATTGGCGGACTTTACCCTCCACATCGACCATGTGCAGGGGGATCCCTTTGCGGCCCCTAGTCGGGTGCGGGTGGTGGTGCCCCAGGCCGTGGCAGGATTTCCGGCAACTCTGTGGCAAACCCCAGGGCGGGCGGTGGCGCTGGCGGATTTTCTGATTCGAGCGGCGTACCAAGCTACCCAGCGGCGGGCGCAACCGACGGGGTCGGGCAAGAGCGGGTTGATCGGCGTCGTCCGGCCCAGTCAGGCGATTCTAGAGCGCAGTGCAGCCCAGGTGACGGCAGAGGCGGTGGAACTGCGGCTGACGGTGGGGCTTCCGGCCTTTGGGCGACGCATTGCGGGAAAGCAAGCGGCAGACTTACTCTGTCGGGCGCTGCCAGAGTTGGTGAATATGACCCTGCGCTATGACGCCCTGGATGCGGCGGCGATTCAGCGTCATCTGGCCTGTGCCGAGGATGCTGAGGCCCTGCGATCCCAGTTGGTGGATCGGGCACTGGTGGCTTTTGTGGCGGATGGGGCGATTTTGCCTCGACGGAGTGGCGTAGATGAGCGGCCTGGGGTGGATGGGGCGGTGCCCTTCCGGTCGCCGGAATCCCTCCGGGTGACGCTGACCTGTCCCCACGCTGGAGCAGTGACGGGGCTGGGCATTCCCCAGGGCGTTACCCTGATTGTGGGCGGCGGCTACCACGGAAAATCCACCCTGCTGCGGGCCATCGAGGCGGGCGTTTACAACCACATTCCTGACGATGGGCGGCACCAGGTGGTCACCGATGGGGCAGCGGTGAAGGTGCGGGCCGAGGATGGCCGCAGCATTGCTGGGGTGGATATTTCGCCCTTTATAAACCACTTGCCCCAGGGCCAATCGACCCGCCAGTTTTCCACCGCCAACGCCAGCGGCAGCACCTCCCAGGCGGCAACCATCATTGAATCGGTGGAAGCTGGGGCCAGGGTGCTGCTGGTGGATGAGGACACCTCTGCCACCAACTTCATGATTCGCGACCGCCGGATGCAGGCGTTGATTGCCAAAGACCGGGAGCCGATCACCCCCTTCATCGACAAGGTACGCCAGATCTATACCGAATACGGTCTTTCTACGGTGCTGGTGATGGGGGGCAGCGGCGACTATTTCGATGTGGCCGACACGGTGATCGTCCTGGATGAATTTGTGCCCCAGGATGTGACCGCCCAAGCCCAGGCCCTCGCCGCCCAGTACCCAACCGACCGCCACTGCGAGGGCGGCCCCCATTTTGGCAACCTCACAGCCCGCATCGTGAAGCCCCACAGCATCGACCCCAGCAAGGGGCGGCGCAGCGTCAACCTCAAGGCGAGGAACACCGATCACTTGCAGATCGGCACCGAAGCCATCGACCTTTCTGCTGTGGAGCAACTGGTGGAACCGGGCCAGGTGCGGGCCATTGCTGAGGCCATCGTCTATGCCCAGCGCTACTATATGACCCAGGATCGGCCTCTATTTCAGGTGGTTGATGCGGTCATGGCCGACTTGGCCAGTCACGGCCTAGATGCCCTGACCGAATGGCCCATGGGCGACTTGGTTATGTTTCGTGGCCTAGAACTTGCCGCCGCCATCAACCGCCTCCGCAGTCTTCAGGTGCAGTCCGTTCATTCATAA
- a CDS encoding GNAT family N-acetyltransferase, giving the protein MASCPIPGYHLRLGSPLDRATLVKFMERTYQELDDSLPIQHLAATVDRYLSGDTPLWIIERPRSRGSTIAVGCIWLGQATDQRSGLLHPYVLLLYVHPDHRRNGLATELLHTAHQWAQAEGYTQISLQVFSENAPAQALYQKLGYQPEAILMKRPISLDGKDLSKP; this is encoded by the coding sequence ATGGCTTCCTGTCCCATTCCTGGCTATCACCTGCGATTAGGATCTCCCCTAGACCGGGCCACCCTGGTCAAATTCATGGAGCGTACCTACCAAGAATTGGACGACAGCCTGCCGATCCAGCACCTTGCTGCCACCGTAGATCGCTATCTCTCTGGCGATACGCCGCTGTGGATTATAGAACGTCCTAGGAGCCGAGGGTCTACCATTGCCGTGGGCTGCATTTGGCTGGGCCAAGCCACCGATCAACGCAGCGGCCTACTTCACCCCTACGTGCTGCTGCTTTACGTTCACCCTGACCACCGCCGCAACGGATTGGCCACAGAACTGCTGCATACGGCCCACCAGTGGGCGCAGGCGGAAGGTTACACCCAAATCAGCCTGCAAGTATTTAGCGAAAATGCCCCGGCCCAGGCGCTATATCAAAAGCTGGGCTACCAGCCCGAGGCCATCCTGATGAAACGCCCGATCAGTCTTGACGGAAAGGATCTCTCCAAGCCATGA
- a CDS encoding ACT domain-containing protein encodes MTPDFPKPALTLAIVEGTFAIHRLAPTAEVPPEILHQAIFSVMRTPQELSLLVREEVPIVADKTELGWRGMVIQGPLNFGMTGVLSAISNVLAAAQVSIFALSTYDTDYIFVKADQLESACNALRRAGYGLL; translated from the coding sequence ATGACCCCTGATTTCCCGAAACCCGCCCTGACCCTGGCTATTGTGGAGGGCACCTTTGCCATTCACCGCTTGGCCCCTACCGCTGAGGTTCCCCCAGAAATTCTGCATCAAGCCATATTTAGCGTGATGCGTACTCCCCAGGAATTGTCTCTGCTGGTACGAGAGGAGGTGCCCATTGTGGCTGACAAAACCGAACTGGGCTGGCGGGGGATGGTGATTCAGGGGCCTCTCAACTTTGGGATGACAGGGGTATTGTCGGCAATTTCCAACGTGTTAGCGGCGGCCCAGGTCAGTATTTTTGCCCTATCCACCTACGACACAGATTATATTTTCGTGAAGGCTGACCAACTAGAATCTGCCTGCAACGCCCTGCGTCGAGCGGGCTACGGCCTGCTTTAG
- a CDS encoding anthranilate synthase component II — MILVIDNYDSFTYNLVQYLGELGQELSVAQDLRVYRNDQISLEEIKALAPDGIVISPGPGTPDDSGVSLAIIQTLGPTVPILGVCLGHQSIGQVFGGNVIRAPELMHGKTSPIYHKGQGVFAGLDNPFQATRYHSLVIEPASCPEDLEVTAWVEDGTIMGVQHRHYPTLQGVQFHPESILTDCGKQILRNFLISIPVPVAA, encoded by the coding sequence ATGATTCTTGTGATTGACAATTACGATAGCTTTACCTACAACCTGGTGCAGTACCTAGGGGAGTTGGGCCAAGAACTATCCGTGGCCCAAGATTTGAGGGTCTATCGTAACGACCAAATTAGCTTAGAGGAGATCAAAGCCCTGGCCCCCGATGGGATTGTGATTTCCCCTGGCCCCGGCACCCCCGACGATTCTGGCGTGTCTCTGGCGATCATCCAGACCCTTGGCCCCACGGTGCCCATTTTGGGGGTGTGTTTGGGCCACCAAAGCATTGGTCAGGTGTTTGGGGGCAACGTCATTCGAGCCCCAGAGCTGATGCACGGCAAAACCTCCCCCATCTATCACAAGGGGCAGGGGGTGTTTGCAGGGCTGGATAACCCGTTTCAGGCCACCCGCTACCACAGTTTGGTGATTGAACCCGCGTCGTGCCCTGAGGATCTAGAGGTAACGGCCTGGGTGGAGGACGGCACCATCATGGGGGTGCAGCACCGCCACTATCCCACCCTCCAGGGGGTGCAGTTTCACCCCGAAAGCATTTTGACCGACTGCGGCAAACAGATTCTCCGCAACTTCCTGATCTCGATCCCCGTTCCGGTGGCGGCGTAG
- a CDS encoding DUF3285 domain-containing protein — protein MTPPPIDSATVETTDLKPDPKPEAPPSFVKLAMRNMVKKGGKSLYHFTLTTVGLLGLLVGLAYLTR, from the coding sequence ATGACCCCACCCCCCATTGATTCAGCCACCGTCGAAACCACCGACCTAAAGCCCGACCCAAAGCCCGAAGCACCTCCCAGCTTTGTGAAATTGGCCATGCGAAACATGGTGAAGAAGGGCGGCAAGTCGCTCTATCACTTCACCCTTACCACGGTGGGCCTGCTGGGGCTGCTGGTGGGGTTAGCCTATCTCACGCGCTAG
- a CDS encoding diacylglycerol kinase family protein, producing MTLYHEKSDPAIISDLPRPSRPLSWRVANNLLVSFQYAGQGLSYAFRTQRNFRIHVGVGLLTVGLALGLKLSAVEVAVIILTGGIVMTMELLNTALESVVDLTVQQTYHELAKIAKDCAAAAVLMSAIVALAVAVCLLLPALLQRFVG from the coding sequence ATGACTCTCTATCACGAAAAATCTGACCCGGCGATCATTTCCGACCTACCCCGCCCCAGCCGCCCCCTCTCTTGGCGGGTTGCCAATAATTTGTTAGTCAGTTTTCAGTATGCCGGACAGGGCCTGAGCTACGCCTTTCGTACCCAGCGCAATTTTCGTATCCACGTGGGGGTAGGGCTGCTAACTGTGGGGCTAGCCCTAGGGCTGAAGCTGAGTGCGGTGGAGGTGGCGGTGATCATCCTCACGGGGGGCATCGTGATGACGATGGAACTGCTGAATACAGCCCTAGAGTCGGTGGTAGACCTAACCGTACAGCAGACGTACCACGAACTCGCTAAAATTGCCAAAGACTGCGCCGCCGCCGCCGTTCTGATGTCGGCGATTGTGGCCCTTGCGGTGGCAGTTTGTTTACTGTTGCCAGCTCTATTGCAGCGTTTTGTGGGATAG
- a CDS encoding superoxide dismutase, which translates to MAYELAPLPYAYDALAPHISKSTLEFHHDKHHAAYVNNYNKAVEGTPHDSQPIEAVIKAIAGDAAMQGVFNNAAQAWNHTFYWNSIKPGGGGSPTGELAQKIEADFGGYDKFVEAFKAAGATQFGSGWAWLVLDGGTLKVTKTGNAENPLTAGQVPLITMDVWEHAYYLDYQNRRPDYIDTFLNHLVNWDFAAQNLASA; encoded by the coding sequence ATGGCTTACGAATTAGCTCCGTTGCCCTACGCCTACGATGCGCTAGCGCCCCATATCTCGAAAAGCACCCTAGAGTTCCACCACGACAAACACCACGCCGCCTACGTCAACAACTACAACAAAGCGGTGGAGGGCACCCCCCACGACAGTCAGCCTATCGAAGCGGTGATCAAAGCCATCGCTGGGGATGCCGCGATGCAGGGGGTGTTTAACAATGCCGCCCAAGCCTGGAACCACACCTTTTACTGGAACTCCATCAAGCCCGGTGGCGGTGGTTCCCCCACGGGGGAACTGGCCCAAAAAATTGAGGCCGACTTCGGTGGCTACGACAAGTTTGTAGAAGCCTTCAAAGCCGCTGGGGCGACCCAGTTTGGCAGCGGTTGGGCTTGGCTGGTGCTGGATGGCGGCACCCTAAAAGTGACCAAAACGGGCAACGCCGAGAACCCCCTCACCGCGGGCCAAGTGCCCTTGATCACTATGGATGTGTGGGAACACGCCTACTATTTGGACTACCAAAATCGTCGGCCTGACTACATTGATACGTTCCTCAACCACCTGGTGAACTGGGACTTTGCTGCCCAGAACCTAGCCAGCGCCTAG
- a CDS encoding dihydroorotase: protein MTTEADQHPTSGSPTTPGQPPQGQIQLIQQVRVLDAVTQMDQVNDVLVQNGKIQAIANPITDWPAEAEVISGQDKVLMPGLVDLYSHSGEPGYEDRETLASLLRAGRAGGFTRLGVLPTTEPAVDNPAMVEKLLSQRQALAAAEPNLPHLYPWGALTQAAQGQQMTELAELAQTPIVGFADGRSLQNPLLTQRLLEYLKPLNRPVALWPCDTTLRGNGVVRSGPFALIYGFVDDPALSETAALAALLETIAAVGTPVHLMRLSTARGVELVRRAKAEGLPITASVSWMHLIFSSRNLGSYDPNLRLAPPLGNPEDQEALIAGVKDGTLDAIAIDHRPHTYEDKTVGFPAAPPGAIGLDLAWGVLWDAFVSTGLWEPLTLVQALSTNPARLWVQTPPTLQPQQPAEMVLFAPAQSWAVTPQTLESLSHNTPWLGQTLKGRVIRTWA from the coding sequence GTGACCACCGAGGCCGATCAGCATCCCACGTCCGGCAGTCCGACTACCCCAGGTCAGCCCCCCCAAGGCCAGATTCAGCTCATCCAACAGGTGCGGGTGCTGGATGCCGTCACCCAAATGGATCAAGTCAACGACGTGTTGGTTCAGAATGGGAAAATTCAGGCCATCGCCAACCCCATCACCGACTGGCCCGCCGAAGCCGAGGTGATTTCGGGCCAGGACAAGGTGCTGATGCCGGGCCTGGTAGATCTCTACAGCCACTCTGGGGAACCGGGCTATGAAGATCGCGAAACTCTGGCCTCCCTGCTGCGGGCCGGACGGGCGGGGGGCTTTACCCGTTTGGGCGTGCTGCCAACGACGGAACCCGCCGTGGACAATCCGGCCATGGTGGAGAAGCTGCTGAGCCAACGCCAAGCCCTCGCCGCCGCTGAGCCCAACCTACCCCACCTGTACCCCTGGGGTGCCCTCACCCAAGCCGCCCAGGGCCAACAGATGACGGAACTGGCAGAACTGGCCCAAACCCCGATTGTGGGCTTTGCCGATGGCCGTTCGCTGCAAAATCCCCTACTCACCCAGCGCTTGCTGGAATACCTCAAACCCCTCAACCGTCCTGTGGCCCTGTGGCCCTGCGACACCACCCTGCGCGGCAACGGCGTAGTCCGGTCTGGCCCCTTTGCGCTGATCTACGGCTTTGTGGACGACCCGGCCCTCTCGGAAACCGCCGCCCTCGCCGCCCTGCTGGAAACCATCGCCGCCGTGGGCACCCCCGTCCATCTCATGCGCCTCTCCACCGCACGGGGGGTCGAATTGGTGCGGCGGGCCAAGGCCGAAGGGCTACCCATCACCGCCAGCGTTTCCTGGATGCACCTGATCTTTAGCAGCCGCAACCTCGGTAGCTACGACCCCAACCTGCGCCTCGCCCCGCCCCTCGGCAACCCGGAGGATCAGGAAGCCCTCATCGCTGGGGTGAAAGACGGCACCCTCGACGCCATTGCCATCGACCACCGCCCCCACACCTACGAAGACAAAACCGTAGGCTTCCCTGCCGCGCCACCGGGGGCCATCGGTCTAGATCTGGCCTGGGGCGTGTTGTGGGATGCCTTTGTTTCGACGGGACTGTGGGAACCCCTCACCCTGGTGCAAGCCCTCAGCACCAACCCCGCCCGCCTCTGGGTCCAAACGCCGCCCACCCTGCAACCCCAGCAGCCCGCCGAAATGGTGCTGTTCGCCCCCGCCCAATCCTGGGCAGTGACGCCCCAAACCCTAGAATCTCTCTCCCACAACACCCCCTGGCTGGGCCAAACCCTGAAAGGTCGGGTGATTCGCACTTGGGCTTAG
- the ybeY gene encoding rRNA maturation RNase YbeY, which translates to MPSSPEFDVVVETRHAQARMIAEEDWPTWFQRWATMVDLPPSPLGAYELSLTLTDDREIAELNGTYRQMDRPTDVLSFAALEDATPLAPELLETEPLYLGDIIISLDTAQRQADAAGHSLAWETVWLASHGFLHLLGWDHPDEEQLTAMLAKQDDLLQVIGWVSADRQG; encoded by the coding sequence ATGCCTTCGTCCCCTGAGTTTGACGTTGTGGTGGAGACGCGCCACGCCCAGGCGAGGATGATTGCTGAGGAAGACTGGCCCACCTGGTTTCAGCGATGGGCCACGATGGTCGATTTGCCGCCCTCGCCGCTAGGGGCCTACGAGCTTTCCCTCACCCTGACCGATGACCGGGAAATCGCGGAGCTAAACGGCACCTATCGCCAGATGGATCGGCCGACGGATGTGCTGTCCTTTGCGGCCCTAGAGGACGCAACGCCCTTGGCCCCAGAGCTGCTGGAAACGGAGCCTCTGTACCTGGGCGACATCATCATTTCCTTGGATACAGCCCAGCGGCAGGCCGATGCGGCGGGGCATTCCCTCGCCTGGGAGACGGTGTGGTTGGCCAGCCACGGCTTTTTGCACCTGCTGGGCTGGGATCATCCCGACGAGGAACAACTCACCGCCATGCTAGCTAAGCAGGATGACCTCCTTCAGGTGATCGGCTGGGTGTCGGCAGACCGCCAGGGCTAG